A portion of the Pseudomonadota bacterium genome contains these proteins:
- a CDS encoding DUF6364 family protein encodes MAERQNLTVTLDGDTIRSAKILAASRGTSVSRLLADLVVELVDRERSYEQAKKGALAHLKRGFALGGEISSTRDELHAR; translated from the coding sequence ATGGCGGAACGACAAAACCTGACGGTAACGTTGGACGGCGACACGATCCGTTCGGCGAAGATCCTCGCCGCGAGCCGCGGCACTTCGGTGAGCCGCCTGCTCGCGGACCTCGTCGTCGAGCTTGTCGACCGGGAGCGGAGCTATGAGCAGGCGAAGAAGGGTGCCCTAGCCCACCTGAAACGCGGCTTCGCCCTCGGCGGTGAGATCTCCTCGACACGGGACGAGTTGCATGCCCGATAA
- a CDS encoding HAMP domain-containing histidine kinase, whose translation MKIRTKILLLLILGVLVPLLLSHHFIAKQTKATMARLVEQDLAGEATRIAGSVGARLSWAAEALRLVVRSVPFESFTREEVKSALALPYRQLSDATLVALLDESGRAVAEPYRPGDEEAALLGRAPVSDRDVEVFSRNVPHGLALTAQIAFGPAYRSDEGEPRMVAAASFPVAGGSKRWVLAVELSMLGVCETVVRPGDETGKTCLLVDARGYSICSPKEEEWRPLSDAAAFLGIEAKSVAKRSAAAGTQLRAADEVAVTGWRVVVQQSEEAVMEPVTRSTRWILMWTGIVLVIAVVGGVFLSRGLTGPLAELEQASQKLAAGAYEHVLPVRSEDEVGNLARSFNRMTAEIRAWNAELKSRVEARTRELKEAQLQVLRSQKLAAVGELGAGVAHEINNPLTGVLGLAQLARAEAEPGSELAATLDQIAANARRVAEVVDVLLRFSQTQVSPDMSPVEPRRVLEQTIAMYANRLVERGIRVEWRVEPDCTVPAVEGDLRIAFGHLVDNAVRAMPRGGHLGLSVGRVEGGAVRIAVSDDGIGMSEETLLRAADPFFTTEPPGSGSRGLGLWIASSVAEEHGGRIVMESAVGRGTTATMYFPGKVRISKA comes from the coding sequence ATGAAGATCCGGACGAAGATCCTCCTGCTCCTGATCCTGGGCGTGCTCGTGCCGCTCCTCCTGAGCCACCACTTCATCGCGAAGCAGACCAAGGCGACGATGGCGCGGCTCGTCGAGCAGGATCTCGCCGGAGAGGCGACCCGGATCGCGGGGAGCGTCGGCGCGCGGCTCTCCTGGGCCGCGGAGGCGCTGCGGCTCGTGGTCCGGTCGGTGCCGTTCGAGAGCTTCACGCGGGAAGAGGTGAAGAGCGCGCTGGCGCTGCCGTATCGCCAGCTGTCGGACGCGACGCTCGTCGCGCTCTTGGACGAGTCCGGGCGCGCGGTCGCGGAGCCGTACCGCCCCGGGGACGAGGAGGCGGCGCTCCTCGGGCGCGCGCCGGTCTCGGACAGGGACGTGGAGGTGTTCTCGCGGAACGTCCCGCACGGGCTCGCGCTGACCGCGCAGATCGCCTTCGGACCCGCGTACCGCTCGGACGAGGGCGAGCCGCGCATGGTCGCGGCGGCGTCGTTCCCGGTCGCGGGGGGCTCGAAGCGCTGGGTGCTCGCGGTCGAGCTGTCGATGCTCGGCGTGTGCGAAACCGTCGTGCGGCCGGGCGACGAGACGGGGAAGACGTGCCTCCTCGTCGACGCGCGGGGATACTCGATCTGCAGCCCGAAGGAGGAGGAGTGGCGGCCGTTGTCGGACGCGGCCGCGTTCCTGGGCATCGAGGCGAAGTCCGTGGCCAAGCGGAGCGCCGCGGCCGGGACGCAGCTTCGGGCCGCGGACGAGGTCGCCGTCACGGGGTGGCGCGTCGTCGTGCAGCAGTCGGAGGAGGCGGTGATGGAGCCGGTGACGCGGTCGACGCGCTGGATCCTCATGTGGACGGGGATCGTGCTCGTCATCGCCGTCGTCGGCGGCGTGTTCCTCTCCCGGGGGCTCACCGGGCCGCTCGCGGAGCTCGAGCAGGCGTCGCAGAAGCTCGCCGCCGGCGCGTACGAGCACGTCCTTCCGGTCCGCTCGGAGGACGAGGTCGGGAACCTGGCGAGGTCGTTCAACCGTATGACCGCGGAGATCCGGGCGTGGAACGCGGAGCTCAAGAGCCGGGTCGAGGCGCGGACGCGCGAGCTCAAGGAGGCGCAGCTGCAGGTCCTGCGGTCGCAGAAGCTCGCCGCGGTCGGGGAGCTCGGCGCCGGCGTCGCGCACGAGATCAACAACCCCCTCACGGGCGTGCTCGGGCTCGCCCAGCTGGCCCGCGCCGAGGCGGAGCCCGGCTCGGAGCTCGCCGCGACGCTCGACCAGATCGCCGCGAACGCCCGCCGCGTGGCGGAGGTCGTCGACGTCCTGCTGCGCTTCTCGCAGACCCAGGTGTCGCCGGACATGAGCCCGGTCGAGCCGCGCCGGGTCCTCGAGCAGACGATCGCGATGTACGCGAACCGGCTCGTGGAGCGCGGCATCCGCGTGGAGTGGCGCGTCGAGCCGGACTGCACCGTCCCGGCCGTGGAGGGCGATCTCCGGATCGCGTTCGGCCACCTCGTGGACAACGCGGTGCGCGCGATGCCGCGCGGCGGTCACCTCGGCCTCTCGGTGGGGCGCGTCGAGGGGGGCGCGGTCCGGATCGCGGTCTCCGACGACGGGATCGGCATGAGCGAGGAGACGCTGCTCAGGGCCGCGGATCCGTTCTTCACCACCGAGCCTCCGGGCTCCGGCTCGCGGGGGCTCGGGCTGTGGATCGCGAGCAGCGTCGCCGAGGAGCACGGCGGGAGAATCGTGATGGAGTCCGCCGTCGGCCGCGGCACGACCGCGACGATGTACTTCCCCGGAAAGGTCAGGATCTCGAAGGCCTGA
- a CDS encoding ATP-binding protein, with translation MFREPAQSEHAAILLVDDEEMVRNLLSRALRADGHVVVAVGTKNEAFEQLAQTKFHLLITDKNLPDGSGLSIVEGARNMGVDAEAIVITGYSDTDSAIQAVALGVFRYVRKPFDLDALRVDINRALETGRLRRTLAQRTAQLEALNTDLHDALTKAREAENRRLQAERLATIGSLAAGVAHEINNPLSMLSMSIPYAVGELDTVLRTQMVTAAPDQAITSLDVVAKTLQRTQEAVEFLIGLSSDLHSLGKPVSPQPRPVKLIDAVGSALRLVRHQLKHKARVVVDVPEELTVSGHQRRLVQAFINLLTNAGRAVRERGPQENEISVCGRLEGQRVVIDVSDTGVGIAPEDLGSIFEPFFTTADPGAAEGTGIGLAIVREIIDEHKGTIEVRSDIGVGTRFTIRLPSAAGASSRSAVSAVARPSSAVMVRARRTILFVDADAQNLVAYERAFGQMHNLLLAHGPEDAARFMEESASEIDVLVCELPEDDSDRRSLYRRAISSHDDMSARMILIGEPGPIADKARRNNLVVLFKPVRPAVLLAEIYKIPPRHPSESTSI, from the coding sequence ATGTTTCGAGAACCCGCACAGAGCGAGCATGCGGCGATCCTGCTCGTCGACGACGAGGAGATGGTCCGCAACCTCCTGAGCCGGGCGCTCCGGGCGGACGGCCATGTCGTCGTCGCGGTGGGCACGAAGAACGAGGCGTTCGAGCAGCTCGCGCAAACGAAATTCCATCTGCTCATCACCGACAAGAACCTGCCCGACGGGTCCGGCCTCTCGATCGTCGAGGGCGCCCGAAACATGGGGGTCGACGCGGAGGCGATCGTCATCACGGGCTACTCGGACACGGACTCCGCGATCCAGGCGGTCGCGCTCGGCGTGTTCCGCTACGTCCGCAAGCCGTTCGACCTCGACGCGCTCCGCGTCGACATCAACCGCGCGCTCGAGACGGGCCGCCTTCGCCGCACCCTCGCCCAGCGCACGGCGCAGCTGGAGGCGTTGAACACCGACCTGCACGACGCGCTCACCAAGGCGCGAGAGGCGGAGAACCGCCGGCTGCAGGCCGAGCGGCTCGCGACGATCGGCTCCCTCGCCGCCGGCGTCGCGCACGAGATCAACAACCCGCTGTCGATGCTCAGCATGTCGATCCCCTACGCCGTCGGGGAGCTCGACACGGTGCTCCGCACCCAGATGGTGACGGCCGCGCCGGATCAGGCGATCACCTCGCTCGACGTGGTCGCGAAGACGCTCCAGCGGACCCAGGAGGCGGTCGAGTTCCTGATCGGCCTCTCGTCGGACCTCCACTCCCTCGGCAAGCCGGTGTCGCCCCAACCCAGGCCGGTCAAGCTGATCGACGCCGTCGGATCGGCGCTCCGCCTCGTGCGCCACCAGCTCAAGCACAAGGCGCGCGTCGTCGTCGACGTCCCCGAGGAGCTCACCGTGAGCGGCCACCAGCGGCGGCTCGTCCAGGCGTTCATCAACCTCCTGACGAACGCCGGGCGCGCCGTCCGAGAGCGCGGCCCGCAGGAGAACGAGATCTCGGTGTGCGGCCGCCTCGAGGGACAGCGCGTCGTGATCGACGTGTCGGACACCGGCGTCGGCATCGCCCCCGAGGACCTCGGGAGCATCTTCGAGCCGTTCTTCACGACGGCCGACCCGGGCGCGGCGGAAGGAACGGGGATCGGCCTCGCGATCGTCCGGGAGATCATCGACGAGCACAAGGGGACGATCGAGGTCCGCAGCGACATCGGGGTGGGCACGCGCTTCACGATCCGCCTGCCGAGCGCGGCGGGCGCCTCCTCGCGATCGGCGGTCTCGGCGGTGGCGCGGCCGTCGTCCGCGGTCATGGTGCGGGCGCGGCGCACGATCCTGTTCGTCGACGCGGACGCGCAGAACCTCGTCGCCTACGAGCGGGCGTTCGGCCAGATGCACAACCTCCTGCTCGCGCACGGCCCCGAGGACGCCGCGCGGTTCATGGAGGAGTCGGCGTCGGAGATCGACGTCCTCGTGTGCGAGCTGCCCGAGGACGACTCGGATCGGCGGAGCTTGTACCGCAGGGCCATCTCGTCGCACGACGACATGAGCGCGCGCATGATCCTGATAGGCGAGCCCGGCCCGATCGCGGACAAGGCGCGGCGCAACAACCTCGTCGTCCTGTTCAAGCCGGTGCGCCCGGCGGTGCTCCTCGCCGAGATCTACAAGATCCCGCCCCGCCACCCTTCCGAGTCGACGTCGATTTAG
- a CDS encoding metallopeptidase family protein encodes MSRAAEKMLDDAWAAIAAGNLLKARSLARRATRGAPRELKSEAMHALGRVELDSDRPKDALRLLAEAKRLGGSSPDLAYDLGLAHEAVGDDAAMRRAFLEVLDLDPRFDADLPIQVEEDRLVEIAEQLLGELPAEMSEHLAGVPIIVEDRPTRDLVEEGFDPRALGLFDGPPWSEQGLTGPQLNRIVLYRMNIAAVCADGAEVEEQIRITLLHETAHFFGLDEDGVAELGFE; translated from the coding sequence ATGTCGCGCGCGGCCGAAAAGATGCTCGACGATGCCTGGGCGGCGATCGCCGCGGGCAACCTGCTCAAGGCGCGCTCCCTCGCGCGGCGCGCGACCCGCGGCGCCCCGCGGGAGCTCAAGTCCGAGGCGATGCACGCGCTCGGCCGCGTCGAGCTCGACTCCGATCGGCCGAAGGACGCGCTGCGCCTGCTCGCCGAGGCGAAGCGGCTCGGCGGCTCTTCCCCGGACCTCGCCTACGACCTCGGCCTCGCGCACGAGGCGGTCGGCGACGACGCCGCGATGCGGCGGGCGTTCCTCGAGGTGCTCGATCTCGATCCGCGGTTCGACGCCGATCTCCCGATCCAGGTCGAGGAGGATCGGCTGGTCGAGATCGCGGAGCAGCTGCTCGGCGAGCTGCCGGCCGAGATGAGCGAGCACCTCGCCGGCGTCCCGATCATCGTCGAGGACCGCCCGACCCGCGATCTCGTCGAGGAGGGGTTCGACCCCCGCGCGCTCGGGCTGTTCGACGGACCGCCGTGGTCCGAGCAGGGGCTCACGGGCCCGCAGCTCAACAGGATCGTGCTCTACAGGATGAACATCGCGGCCGTGTGCGCGGACGGCGCCGAGGTCGAGGAGCAGATCCGGATCACGCTGCTGCACGAGACCGCGCACTTCTTCGGGCTGGACGAGGACGGGGTCGCGGAGCTGGGCTTCGAGTAG